From the genome of Vitis riparia cultivar Riparia Gloire de Montpellier isolate 1030 chromosome 2, EGFV_Vit.rip_1.0, whole genome shotgun sequence:
atttttaaaaccaagtaTTGTATCAACCTAATTAAGAAAGAAATCTTGAACTATGCTTTTGTTGACCGAATGAAAGTACAGACTTAAAATAcctataaatgctatgaacaaatgaGGAGAAGCAAGGTACCTCTGCTGGTGATAAGAGTTTCacttttatgtatttcaaaataTAGTGCTACCCAAACTACAATTTTGTAGAAGTAAACCACTACCTATAATAATTTATGCAGCTCTTTTTAGCAGACTACTGGTCAGCTCGAAATTTTATCGTAATTCATTTCAAGGGACATATAATCTATTAGTCATCACAACATATTTTTGAagataaattgatttttatattcatccaataaatatattcaatttctACCACCCACCCTTTAATGGGTTCTCTTAGAAAAACAGTGTGATGCCACTTGATAGCTAGTCTTAATCATGGTTCTTCCAACACCTCTTATTTGAAGACGAGTCGGTTGTAATGCTAATTATAAAGATGATACCACCACATCAAttgaatcaaatataagaaagaaatcaatTGGGTAAtgtaagtatatatatttttctaagaaaataaataagatggGCAAGATTCAGGCAAGGAACAAGGAGTCACAAGGAATGCAGCAGTAAAATCTAACACAAAGGAATGGAGTTCCTATATAGATCACATGGGCAGGTCAAAGATTTTCTCCTTGAATCAAATCTTGCAAATATATTACCTTGAATTATCTTTCAGAAGAAATTTCTCTATTCCTACATGCAAGTGCTCATTACGTACCTCTATAATGGGCTTCTCTTTGCTCGGACCACATTGATTAAAACGTGAGGGGAGGGGACAAAGGAGGCCCCCAATATCTTCGATTTCGTTTTCAAGGGTCATCACCCAAACACCTGCATGTTCTCTTAAAGAACTTCTAGCATCACCTACAAAACCTGCATTTAATGCTCTTCATCTTTTTATCAGTACAAATACTTGAAAACCCAACATTGAATTCACACACAAACCTCAATAGTAAATCTGAAACTTCAACCTGATTACCTTTCCTTGACCCTTGTCATCATCTTTCATCATGTCTTCTCTGctgctgcttcttcttctaAGTCTGTCTATGCATGCATGTAACGCTCGCCATCTTGGTGTTATTGGTAAGGAGAACAGAGAAGTCCACCTCCTCAGCAAGGTTGGTGCAAGATTTTTTATCTTCTAAAAGGTTTCAATAACATAGTTAGCAAAGCATTTGATGAGAAGTAGTCTAATTTTCAGGGTTGGGTGCAGGTTGTAGAGGAGGCTGATCAAGTTCATAAGATTTCTCTTCCTCCAAGGCTGAGACCCTCCATGGAGACAGCTGAGAAACTCCATCCACAACAAATACTGCCGGTGGGAAGTGACAAAAGAAATCCCCAAGAGAATTGGGGTGGTGTAAAGAATATGATTGAAATAGGTTCAGAGGCTCTTTCTAAAGAAGAGGAAGACAGCAAAAGAACAACTTCAGGTTCTGTCAAAAAACGCATCTCTTGGTTTTCATCTCTTTTTTGGCATTTGTGGCATGAGAAATACCCATATTTATCCTAGGAGGACCTTCCTCATAACTGAACAAACCCCTCTTACACTCCCACATCTTCCAACCTAGTCAACAAAAATCAGCCTCCCACCCCTCTCCTTTTTGTCTGTTGAAGTGATCTTTATCTTATGTTCGCATGCACAGACTTCATATCCAGAAGAGGTAGCGCCAGAATCTTGAGTCAACTCTTGTATCCTTGCTTCCACAACTTTGACACAATTATTTTACAGCATACTGTTGCATGTGACACCATTCATTGGGTTCTTCTGTTTATATTCAATGTATAATGTATACCATAGAGAAATATCCACCTTTCTATCCTAATTTCTTGTGTTATTAAACTTAAGATTACTGTAATCATTGATATTATATAGTGCTGGAACATGCAGGAAGTAAGATTATAGTTTTATCTTCTCATGAGGATTTGCAACAGGCAACAAAAGCAACAAAAATAGAGGTATACAATTAAATACTCCATACATTCTATTTTCAGATTCGAAAATCCATGGCCCATCTCCTTCACCATGTCCTCAGTGAGGATGGCAAGGGCAGATGGCCTGCACCTGCATGCATGCGTGGTACATGTTTGTGTTGGTATGCACAAGAGTAAATTAAAGGGAAATCCAAGAAAATGGAGTGGAAATGCAAGTAGAAGTGATAAGGAATGGACTATAATTAATGATTAGTGACCCATACAAAAATAATGGAATGTACTGTAGTGTAACATGTTCTTGTCTGACGCCTGTGTAGGGATGGAAGAGGCATTCTCGGTTGATGCTGGGATCTGCACCACATGATGTTGAGGAAACTGTAGATTCCAAGGAAGGTGACATTGTCGAAGATATAGTAGTCATGGATTACGCACAACCCCACAGGAAACCCCCCATTCACAACAAGGATCCCTAGATGATCAATCTTTTTATACGCAGCTAAATGGACAAGCTCATGTATTttaatttctcccttttttgaGACTTATGTTTCAAGAAGAGGCTTTTGATAATGCAAGATAAGACTCACTCGTCGAGGGCATTTAGTCATGATCATGAGAAGAATTAGTATGACAGAAATTAATGGCCTTGACAAAGGAGTCTTCTCTTGATCCTCAAAAACCCTAGACAAAATATCATCGTCCTTTTTTAATTAGCTAGCTGGTGAGATTGATGTCAGGAAGATGGATGGGGTCCCTTAAATTTGTAtgcatgtattttttaaaatgatatctTTGAATCAAAGAAGAAACATGTGTGTCCATGGCTGTAAATGAGTTAGTTGGTCCGTTCTGGCAGTTTTCTGTTAGTTTCTGCACTTCGTCTCGATTATACAACTGTTATTTTTCATGGCCTGCCTGAAAATAAAGCCCTTCCAACAAAAATATCAGCTCTGGAAATAGATCTCCCTGAAATTCTTAAAGACAACACCTTTCAGAAGCAGGAAATTAACTCAGGAAGCAGCATTAGCTACCAGTAAACTTGAATTGCAGAGGCCATAGACAATAAGCTAGTTTATAGATAAATACATTCTTATATGCAgtcctaaaatttttaaaattcatcacTTTCATCCTAATTCTTTTATTGACAGACTAGTTAGAAGGATAGAAGCTTCAACTTACAGATTTAGCAAAGAACTTTCTCTTGAATTTTACGTTGGAATACGACCTTGACTGCCATGAAAATTGTaagtttgttatttattttcacCCAGCAGAATGATAAATCCCAACTGTTCTCAAGAGTTGATGAAGCTTACTACCACCTATAGCTATAAGATAGGCTCAGAGAAAGTGTCCTAGAGCCCTCTATGATGCTCTTGCCTAAAACAGGTGTACATCTTAAATGTGGGAACAGAGCCCATTAAGTTCCATGAGCTGGGCCCTAACGCCAGCAAGACAATGCCTGTTTGTTGATCTTGACCACATTTTGTTCAGTacattattactttattattgatATTCGACCACTTAGGAGCTACAAAATGAACAATTTTACTGCCCTACATCGGTCCTTTCATCCAAGGTTCAGAAGGTATCTATGAAATTCATATTCACATGATATATTTCTAATCTTTAGAGCACTtacaaatttttatcaaaaatttatttttaaatattgaaaaggaAATGCTAGAAATATTTCCTAATATTACTAACAAATAAACTTTTAGTAGGTTTGAACGTATTATCATATTAAGTAGTttctctaaaaacatttttttgataatcatttattaaaatatttctccaaaaacttctcaactttttaaaattttatccaagttcaattattttttttatccaaaacaacttttatgttaaaagtattttctaaaagcattatgaaaagatttttcataacttaatttaaatcattaactacatcatgtttgataaaataaattaatattataattaaaaatttaaaaataataactcagaataaataaaatttttaaaatctcaatatcatttattttaatcattcatGTCTCATTCTTCTCTTATTTGCTCGTTACTTAatgtgaagaaaagaaaatatttctacttaatatttaaaaaaaaaattttaaaaattatcaaacaaccttaatatttcaataaacattattaaatcataatttaatttaaagttggTTTGGCAATGATAAAAGGCGTTTATAGCCTTTCTCACACTTGAAAATAACTCTTGATAAAAATTTTCGAATGCTAAAAAGGTTTGAAGGtattcctaaaattattatcaaatagacTCTTAATATTATCGTAGGGCTAGTTACTTAATTTCAACCTCTGACTCAATATTGTAATCTTccatcaaaataaagaaattatcaCGTTACGTTTTGTCGTGCAAGTCGTTGAATATAACAATTAAACTACAAAACTCTCGAATGAATTTTCAACATCCAAaaactaactaaaaataaatatatgtaaagCAAAATTTCCTGCTTTAATGATTACCAAAATCCTAGAATTGGACCCCAAAAGGAGTAAGGTCCATCATGAGATCATCTTCCTTGACATCATTACGTTTAAGAGATTCCATTCCATCGTCTCAGTCGAGCGGTTCCATTCCAAAGAGTTGTGGATCTTTGGGGAAATTAAATACCACTACAGCTGACAATGAAAGGTTTAACAAAGTTAATGAATTCAGAAGTCTTGATCCCCAGCTTCAGATCAATCTCCCCACCTCCTAACCAGAAGGAATTGGAATCAAGCTTTACAATTGCTTCATCCAAAATCACCTGAAATCCATCCACACTTTACATTGTGATTATCACGAATCAATAAGATGGTACCATATGTTGTTTAATTGTGCTCTGGCCTTCATCAATTACAAATGAAAAGtgacttaattttaaatttaaccaTTTACATGATAGAACATTTCTTATTTTGCCCATCgtctaatgaaaaataaaactatcATCGTTCATTCTTCTAACTCAACTTCAACTACTTGCTACATTATGTTAACACCCTCATACCAGACATGGTCAAAGCATGGGTTTTCgcttatgaataaaaaataaagaaagaaagaaacatgcACCTGCATGGGTTTCTTGTGGCCATTCTAAGCTTATGTTTCACTTTTGGATGTCAAGAATTTTCAATTCATTTGCAAGTTTGCAACTCCATGTGGATGAATTTCACTATTGTTAGTCCAAGATTGTTTAACAAGTTATATTCAACTCTTAAGCAATGGTTTTTCTATTCTGCATCAGatgttaaatataaataattctGATGCAATAAAACAGAGAAACTTTATACATTTAGCCAAATTCAGAAGGCATCTAATGTTTAACGCAAAATACCAAAACCAAGCACGCTAATTGCTGCAACTATAGGAGACCTCAAGGTTACCATCAGCAAATGGAAAGATAAAGGATGGCACTAACTATGAAGTACTACCCAGTAATGGTATAAATGCACATAATCATTTACGCAGATAACAAAATAGTGGACCACTATATTAGATACCAGACTCAGGTAAAGGATCATAACCCAAACATTGATCtctatgaatatttattttatataaacaagTCACTGGCTGTAGGCAAGAGAGGGATCAGTACCCAACCCAGGCAATCAAACCTCAGGGGCCCCCATGTTCAAGCTAGCAAGCAGGATACAACACTGAAGTGGGACTGTCCAGAAAATATGCATCATAAGAATGCATTTTCATAATCTATAATATTCAGAAGCATATTAATAAGTCCAGAAGAACAAATGAACCACTAATTCTTGTCAGGAGTTCCAGTACAATTTCCTTTTTGCTGTTTCTGCTAGTCctattatatttcaaattccGACTTATGACTTATGAGTTAATTTTGGGATGTATGCATGACCAACGAAAAACTTCAGGAAAAAATGCACAGTAGATGAATTCCAGAAACTGATACATGTTAGGAAGGAGCAAATTCAATTACAATAAGGTGACTCATTTCAAATGCCAGCGAAagatataataatttcattacCAGACACTAAACATGtcccaaaagaagaaatattAATTACCGGAATGTCGGTTTTCATGCCAATACATGTCACCCCATTGTGCTCATATCCAGTCAATTTCTGTGATGACTCCTCAGGAGCAAGCCTCACTGTATAAGATAACAATTGTCATCACCTTCATGGTTAGAACAATTCAAAGATTAATCTAACCACTATAAGACATCAACTGTTCATTTAAGACTGCCAAAATTACAGCAAAGTTATATCCACTCCTTTGGTGCATGAACAAACAAGAAAAGCATAGTAACAGAGTACTACATACCAAAATTTATAAAGATTCAGACACATGGTGTTCTTGTTCATTCAAAAAACAATGGTATAAAGTGGATGAAGGAATATGCAAAAAGTAAACcacattgaaaattttattaaataatgaaCATATCACCATAATAAGGGACATAAGTTGTATTTCTTGCAATAAAAATATTGGATACAAAAACACAATTAGACCATAGAGTGGACAAAGAAATGTGCACAAACATACCCCTGATTTGAAAAGCTTTACAAGTAATGAAAACATCACCATAACTAGCGATACAAGTTGAAGTCCTTGCAAGAGCAGTTTATGGCTTGTCATTATTTATTGTATCCCTTATCTGTCTCCCTCAATCAATGTACATCTTCATTTCTCAACACCTTATGTTCCTGTCTAAAATGGACAACAACTCCTTGTGCCCAGTTATTAATATCTCCTCGTTCAAATCATGTGCATGATTTCCATTCTTAGCTAACAATTACTGACACAGGCAGCATAATtataaggaaaatatatttttgtgtatCAAATAATTGAGAGGATTTAGATCATGTTTCATGATTTAACTTCCTGTTATCAAAATATAAttgcaaggatgaaaatttcaTCATGGTGTGAAACAATATTCACTTGTTGACATTTCATCCCTGGAAACTTCAGTTTTGATCATTCACAATTCATGATATCATGAAAATATGAGGATTTACATGGCAAGCTATGAAAATTATGAGCAGGGAGGTCAACTATTGACAAATTGGACAGAACTCATACAATACCtaattattcatcaaaattttttgcactAAGCTGTAATTTGAGTTGGGCCAAGATGAGGCCAAATTTGTGTTCAGATGCTCAGGTTGGCCTGAAGTTCATTCAGCCTAGCTGAGAATAGAACATCACATACATATTTGCTATGTTTACGTTACTCgtaaatatactattttagaATCAAATAATCAGTGTGAGTTGgttggaatttaatttaaactCTAATCATTTATTGGATTAATACAACAAGCTGAGCTTGGACTAAGCATCATGGTTCAAGATCATATCAGAATGGGCAGTTTAGTCCAGATTTTAAACATTGGTAACCTTTCTGAATAGTTGTACAAATCcatatttgaataaaagaaaatcttagGTTGAAACTTTTGGGAAACTTCTTGACCTTTAGCAGACACCAACTTACAGTTGAATTTCTTCTTTGGTATCTTGCCATTGTTGAGTGAATACAGAAAATTCTTCACAGTTTCAGCATTGAATCTAGCAGTATACtacaataaagaaaatgtaAGGTCAGATAGTTCAGCCGGGAGGTCAGATGCATAAAATAAAGGGATGGATTCAAATTGGGGTACCTGAACAACAACAAGATAATACTTTGAATTGTTGCGGTCACTACAGTCAGTAACATTGGATGGAGCTTGAGTATTGACctgagagggaaaaaaaaaaaaaagcaaacagGAAAAATAAAGAATCTTAGCACCAGCgatagaaaaaagagaaaaattaattatccaTGAACTAGTCATGTAAAAGATATGCATGAATCCTAAGTAAAGGTTTGTAATATATACTTTGGATGAACAATACAAAGCATTTAAAGGCATGGTCAACACTAATTTTCAAGATATCCAATCCTGtttgatcaaattttcatttttataactAATTTAACCAAATCATTTAGAAATGTTGGAAAAGATGAAACACATATTTCAGTCATGCATTAGtctcaaaaaaaaatctcatattgtCACAGCAATACATTTATTAAAGATCAGAAAAACCAAGATCTAACTTTCCCCACcaatttttccttgatttcaTTGTATCAGAAAGAATACTTGGCACGTACATACTTGCAtcgtttaaaaaaaaacaagaaaacagagTTATTTCTGCATCCAAACTCCCTTTTTGCAACACCCTTTAAGACCTCTAGCCCTAAAGTTCACTATCATATACTCTAGagcatttattttcattattaatctCCACACAAAAAACCAAAGTCAATTAAGCCTTATCCCAACTACTTGGAGTTTGATGCATGAATCCTTTctccaatttctttttctattttggaGTAGTTTCTTCAGCCAAAACCATTCGCCATTACATCCCCCTTCATAGCCCTGAAACTCTCAGCTACATTTTATTTTCCAGACATGCTGCAGCAGTTTCCTAATTTGATAGCTATTCATTAATAACACATCATTCTGGAGATT
Proteins encoded in this window:
- the LOC117928123 gene encoding uncharacterized protein LOC117928123 isoform X1, coding for MEALEELERVQNRVLQRIASLELSLLPQRFADTLSVSSPAQISDANGDTEARLSAILRANNVRDFAFKRVPFDYYDWPIEARRDILGAPSIHHLCKSIVLVNTQAPSNVTDCSDRNNSKYYLVVVQYTARFNAETVKNFLYSLNNGKIPKKKFNLRLAPEESSQKLTGYEHNGVTCIGMKTDIPVILDEAIVKLDSNSFWLGGGEIDLKLGIKTSEFINFVKPFIVSCSGI
- the LOC117906960 gene encoding uncharacterized protein LOC117906960 isoform X2; protein product: MSSLLLLLLLSLSMHACNARHLGVIGKENREVHLLSKVVEEADQVHKISLPPRLRPSMETAEKLHPQQILPVGSDKRNPQENWGGVKNMIEIGSEALSKEEEDSKRTTSVLEHAGSKIIVLSSHEDLQQATKATKIEGWKRHSRLMLGSAPHDVEETVDSKEGDIVEDIVVMDYAQPHRKPPIHNKDP
- the LOC117906960 gene encoding uncharacterized protein LOC117906960 isoform X3, translated to MSSLLLLLLLSLSMHACNARHLGVIGKENREVHLLSKGWVQVVEEADQVHKISLPPRLRPSMETAEKLHPQQILPVGSDKRNPQENWGGVKNMIEIGSEALSKEEEDSKRTTSGSKIIVLSSHEDLQQATKATKIEGWKRHSRLMLGSAPHDVEETVDSKEGDIVEDIVVMDYAQPHRKPPIHNKDP
- the LOC117906960 gene encoding uncharacterized protein LOC117906960 isoform X1, producing MSSLLLLLLLSLSMHACNARHLGVIGKENREVHLLSKGWVQVVEEADQVHKISLPPRLRPSMETAEKLHPQQILPVGSDKRNPQENWGGVKNMIEIGSEALSKEEEDSKRTTSVLEHAGSKIIVLSSHEDLQQATKATKIEGWKRHSRLMLGSAPHDVEETVDSKEGDIVEDIVVMDYAQPHRKPPIHNKDP
- the LOC117928123 gene encoding uncharacterized protein LOC117928123 isoform X2; its protein translation is MTGRSKPGETSSAPPQSTISAKVNTQAPSNVTDCSDRNNSKYYLVVVQYTARFNAETVKNFLYSLNNGKIPKKKFNLRLAPEESSQKLTGYEHNGVTCIGMKTDIPVILDEAIVKLDSNSFWLGGGEIDLKLGIKTSEFINFVKPFIVSCSGI